One genomic region from Paramicrobacterium agarici encodes:
- a CDS encoding M23 family metallopeptidase, translated as MSTPRHPGRTRAALAVGAILLALVTALIDAPAAASPSRAASPSNTEWRWPLDDDRTITRAFEAPAAPWGSGHRGIDAAASAGQQVRAPADGVVFFAGIVVDRPVITVAHSGDVLSSFEAVRASVEEGESVERGQIIGTVSVGPHCDADCLHIGVRVHGEYVNPLIYFGGIERAVLLPLARSVTLADVPADSFP; from the coding sequence ATGAGCACTCCCCGTCACCCTGGTCGAACACGAGCGGCTCTTGCCGTCGGCGCGATCCTCCTTGCGCTCGTCACCGCACTCATCGATGCGCCGGCCGCTGCGAGCCCGTCGCGGGCAGCTTCTCCCTCGAATACGGAGTGGCGGTGGCCCCTCGACGACGACCGCACGATTACCCGCGCGTTCGAGGCACCCGCGGCACCCTGGGGAAGCGGGCATCGGGGCATCGATGCGGCGGCGAGCGCGGGTCAGCAGGTTCGCGCCCCTGCCGATGGGGTCGTCTTTTTCGCGGGAATCGTCGTTGACCGCCCTGTCATCACCGTCGCCCATTCGGGCGACGTGCTCAGCAGCTTCGAGGCGGTTCGCGCCTCTGTCGAAGAAGGAGAAAGCGTCGAGCGGGGGCAGATAATCGGAACCGTCTCTGTGGGCCCCCACTGCGACGCGGACTGTCTGCACATCGGCGTCCGCGTGCACGGAGAATACGTCAATCCCCTCATCTACTTCGGCGGCATCGAACGTGCCGTGCTGCTTCCGCTTGCTCGCTCCGTCACGCTCGCGGATGTGCCTGCCGATAGCTTTCCCTGA
- a CDS encoding tyrosine recombinase XerC — protein sequence MDIVAARSEFLEHVRIERNFSPQTARAYASDLSEFATWASERDITDTRQLDLDHYRDWLWKMSNDGLAQSTIARRSATLRSWSAWMWREGATDTDTAARLRSPKTGRHLPAVVPRDSMANMLDELGVAAAEGGPIEVRDRAIVELLYAAGLRVSELCGLDVDDVDLDRLTARVTGKGSKQRVVPFGVPAQSSLVDYLRDARGELLRRGGTVTTDASSAVFLGARGSRLSTRSAYAVISRILSRVPAASGVGPHTLRHTAATHLLDGGADLRAVQELLGHSSLGTTQIYTHVSADRLRESYRQAHPRA from the coding sequence ATGGACATCGTCGCGGCTCGATCGGAATTCCTCGAACACGTACGCATCGAACGCAACTTCTCGCCGCAGACCGCGCGAGCCTACGCATCAGATCTCAGCGAGTTCGCGACATGGGCATCAGAGCGTGACATAACCGACACCCGCCAGCTTGACCTGGACCACTATCGCGACTGGCTCTGGAAGATGTCGAATGACGGACTTGCCCAGTCGACGATCGCGCGACGCTCGGCGACGCTGCGAAGCTGGTCCGCGTGGATGTGGCGGGAAGGTGCAACCGATACGGACACGGCGGCGCGCTTGCGCTCACCGAAGACCGGGCGTCACCTTCCCGCTGTAGTTCCCCGAGACTCCATGGCGAACATGCTCGACGAGCTGGGGGTCGCCGCAGCGGAAGGCGGTCCTATCGAGGTGAGGGACCGCGCCATCGTCGAGCTGCTGTATGCGGCGGGACTGCGAGTATCCGAGCTGTGTGGCCTCGACGTCGACGATGTCGATCTCGATCGTCTGACCGCCCGAGTGACTGGTAAGGGATCGAAACAACGCGTGGTTCCCTTCGGCGTTCCTGCGCAGTCGTCGCTCGTCGACTATCTGCGCGATGCTCGCGGTGAACTGCTCCGACGAGGGGGCACCGTGACGACTGACGCTTCCTCCGCCGTCTTTCTCGGTGCGCGGGGGTCTCGGCTCAGCACCCGGTCGGCGTATGCCGTGATTTCGCGCATCCTGTCGCGGGTCCCTGCTGCGAGCGGCGTGGGTCCCCACACGCTTCGGCACACCGCAGCGACACATCTCCTCGACGGTGGCGCCGATCTGCGAGCCGTGCAAGAGCTCCTCGGTCACTCGAGTCTCGGGACGACCCAGATCTACACGCACGTATCCGCGGATCGACTCAGGGAAAGCTATCGGCAGGCACATCCGCGAGCGTGA
- the dprA gene encoding DNA-processing protein DprA, which produces MSSQHDHDARERDVSGDVGSTDAERSAREWWAGIVEPGDSTAHALVSTLGASRALDLVSAGATAAEIAEALLATTGAGAGEITNLVDLISTGLQRWEGRTGSAHNDSARRAADRCGARFLIPGDAEWPASIDDLGEHAPLGLWVRGQLDVLPDPSVAIVGSRNSTGYGEHVTVEIASGLAARGIGIVSGAAYGIDGHAHRAALASRGATVALLAGGVDRPYPRGHSELIERIAADGAVVSEVPCGATPTKWRFLQRNRLISALASATVVVEAGWRSGSLNTAAHAATLGRPLAAVPGPVTSPTSAGCHRLLREHDAICVTTADEVAELAGVGGDAELLQPLRSATETRVLDAMSSRRPRTIDDIAARSGLDHDSVRACLGELDVLGDARHTPNGWIMS; this is translated from the coding sequence GTGAGTTCGCAGCATGATCACGACGCGAGAGAACGGGACGTCTCCGGCGACGTCGGTTCGACCGACGCGGAACGGAGTGCTCGTGAGTGGTGGGCAGGCATCGTCGAGCCCGGTGACAGCACAGCACATGCGTTAGTCAGTACTCTGGGCGCTTCTCGTGCACTCGATCTCGTCTCGGCGGGAGCGACTGCTGCGGAAATCGCCGAGGCGCTGCTCGCCACGACCGGTGCCGGTGCCGGTGAGATCACGAATCTCGTCGATCTCATCAGCACCGGGCTGCAACGGTGGGAAGGTCGCACCGGATCTGCCCACAACGATTCCGCGCGCCGCGCGGCCGACCGCTGCGGTGCACGGTTCCTCATCCCAGGCGACGCAGAGTGGCCGGCGTCGATCGACGATCTTGGCGAGCATGCACCTCTTGGGCTCTGGGTGCGTGGGCAGCTCGATGTGCTTCCCGACCCTTCCGTGGCCATCGTGGGATCTCGCAATTCGACGGGGTACGGAGAGCACGTCACTGTTGAGATCGCCTCCGGCCTCGCGGCTCGTGGCATCGGCATCGTTTCCGGAGCAGCATACGGAATCGACGGTCATGCGCACCGGGCCGCGCTCGCCTCGCGTGGCGCGACGGTCGCGCTGCTGGCAGGGGGAGTCGATCGTCCCTACCCGAGAGGTCACAGCGAGCTCATCGAGCGCATCGCGGCAGACGGAGCCGTCGTCAGTGAGGTCCCGTGCGGTGCGACGCCGACGAAATGGAGATTCCTTCAGCGCAATAGGCTCATCAGCGCGCTGGCGTCGGCGACCGTCGTCGTCGAGGCGGGCTGGCGCAGCGGGTCGCTCAACACGGCTGCGCACGCCGCAACACTCGGCCGACCGCTCGCTGCGGTTCCCGGTCCCGTGACGAGCCCGACCTCGGCCGGGTGTCACCGGCTACTGCGGGAACATGACGCCATCTGCGTCACGACTGCGGACGAGGTCGCTGAGCTCGCTGGCGTCGGGGGAGATGCTGAGCTGCTGCAGCCGCTTCGGAGCGCGACGGAGACGAGGGTCCTCGACGCTATGAGCTCTCGTCGTCCACGCACCATCGACGATATCGCCGCCAGAAGCGGTCTCGACCATGACTCCGTGCGCGCGTGCCTCGGAGAGCTCGATGTGCTCGGCGATGCGAGGCATACCCCGAATGGCTGGATCATGTCCTGA
- a CDS encoding YifB family Mg chelatase-like AAA ATPase has product MAVARTWAIALIGLDGTLIEVEADISAQLPAFVLIGLGDRSVREAEGRVRQAASNSGCRLAPHHITVNLSPASLPKHGAAFDLAIALACLAADATIDRDSVERVVHIGELGLDGRLRPTAGVLPAVRSAVREGRPVVMVPTANADEARLVPGATIVPVASLRDAAIYHGADLDAHVVEPIEGAAQPAAPTDNLDIGDVIGQAEAVDALVTAAAGGHHLMMLGPPGAGKTMIAERLPGILPDLTVDEALEAASVRSLAGEAIGSQLRVRPSYESPHHTATTASIIGGGSGTIRPGAAARAVNGVLFLDEAPEFQRTVLDALRQPLESGVITIHRANAVAQFPGRFQLVIAANPCPCGLYGSAEGTCTCPPAAIRRYLGRLSGPLRDRVDNHLNVPRVSAAHLRVAEASSASRPRSSEARVRVSEARAKAADRLRATPWTRNAEVTGAWLRGEGALSRHATATIDRALERGSLTMRGYDRVLRVAWTVCDLAGSPHPTAEHVGKALYLRKGMTT; this is encoded by the coding sequence ATGGCGGTCGCACGCACGTGGGCGATCGCGCTGATCGGACTCGACGGCACGCTCATCGAAGTCGAGGCAGACATCTCGGCACAGCTGCCGGCCTTCGTTCTCATTGGTCTCGGCGATCGTTCTGTGCGCGAAGCCGAGGGCCGGGTCAGGCAAGCAGCAAGCAATTCCGGATGCCGCCTTGCGCCGCACCACATCACCGTGAATCTGTCGCCGGCGAGCCTGCCGAAGCACGGAGCGGCGTTCGATCTCGCGATCGCACTCGCCTGCCTCGCCGCGGATGCGACGATCGACCGGGATTCCGTCGAGCGCGTTGTACACATCGGCGAGCTCGGGCTCGACGGACGGCTGCGGCCGACCGCTGGAGTCCTTCCCGCCGTGCGCTCGGCCGTCCGCGAGGGGAGACCCGTCGTCATGGTGCCGACGGCGAACGCCGACGAGGCTCGCCTCGTGCCTGGCGCGACGATTGTGCCCGTCGCTTCTCTTCGTGACGCCGCGATCTATCACGGCGCGGACCTCGACGCCCACGTTGTCGAGCCCATCGAGGGCGCCGCCCAGCCCGCTGCGCCGACAGACAACCTCGATATCGGCGATGTCATCGGACAAGCTGAGGCTGTTGACGCTCTCGTGACCGCAGCAGCGGGCGGGCATCATCTGATGATGCTTGGCCCTCCCGGAGCGGGAAAGACGATGATCGCCGAACGATTGCCTGGCATCCTCCCGGATCTGACGGTCGACGAGGCGCTCGAGGCGGCGAGCGTTCGATCTCTCGCCGGGGAGGCGATTGGCTCGCAGCTTCGCGTTCGCCCGAGCTACGAATCTCCGCACCACACAGCGACGACCGCGTCGATCATCGGTGGTGGCAGCGGCACCATTCGCCCCGGAGCCGCAGCACGAGCGGTCAATGGTGTCTTGTTTCTCGACGAGGCACCGGAGTTTCAACGCACGGTCCTCGACGCGCTGCGGCAGCCACTCGAAAGCGGCGTGATCACCATTCATCGGGCGAACGCTGTCGCGCAGTTCCCCGGGCGATTTCAGCTGGTGATTGCAGCGAATCCGTGCCCGTGCGGGCTGTACGGCTCCGCAGAGGGAACGTGCACGTGTCCACCCGCTGCGATCCGACGGTATCTCGGCCGGCTCTCCGGACCGCTGCGCGATCGTGTCGACAACCACCTGAACGTGCCTCGGGTGTCTGCAGCGCACCTGCGGGTGGCCGAAGCCTCGTCGGCCTCGCGTCCCCGGTCGTCTGAGGCACGTGTGCGCGTTTCTGAGGCTCGAGCGAAGGCCGCAGACCGCTTGCGTGCGACGCCGTGGACTCGAAACGCCGAGGTGACCGGTGCCTGGCTTCGTGGGGAGGGCGCGCTGTCGCGCCACGCGACGGCGACGATCGATCGAGCGCTTGAGCGCGGCTCACTCACGATGCGCGGATACGACAGGGTCCTCCGAGTCGCATGGACGGTGTGCGATCTTGCCGGTTCACCGCATCCGACGGCGGAACACGTCGGGAAGGCGCTGTATCTGAGGAAGGGAATGACAACGTGA
- a CDS encoding YraN family protein, translated as MRATTIEFGARGEAAACTYLEQSGYEILERNWRHRLGEIDIVALQGDTVVFIEVKTRSGVGFGHPFEAITREKASRLRRLAGQWAAGAQSVPRRMRIDAIAVLWPRDGVPTIEHLERVC; from the coding sequence ATGCGAGCGACCACCATCGAATTCGGCGCACGGGGAGAAGCCGCGGCCTGCACCTACTTGGAGCAGTCCGGATACGAGATTCTCGAGCGCAACTGGCGGCATCGCCTCGGCGAGATCGACATCGTCGCCCTGCAGGGTGACACGGTCGTCTTCATTGAGGTGAAGACGCGCTCGGGGGTCGGTTTCGGCCACCCCTTCGAGGCAATCACCCGTGAGAAGGCGAGTCGTCTCCGGCGTCTCGCGGGCCAGTGGGCGGCTGGCGCGCAGTCCGTGCCGCGGCGCATGCGCATCGACGCCATCGCCGTGCTCTGGCCTCGCGACGGTGTGCCGACCATCGAGCATCTCGAGCGGGTGTGCTGA
- a CDS encoding DUF2469 domain-containing protein, with amino-acid sequence MDDEDFEDYDREVELALFREYRDVVGQFGYVIETERRFYLANEVELVRRDTEHDFYFEITMRDVWVWDIYRSDRFVKSVRVLTFKDVNIEELQSREFELPKDLALDE; translated from the coding sequence ATGGATGACGAGGATTTCGAGGACTACGACCGCGAGGTCGAGCTGGCCCTCTTTCGCGAGTACCGGGACGTCGTCGGTCAATTCGGCTACGTCATCGAGACCGAGCGACGCTTCTATCTCGCAAACGAAGTCGAGCTTGTGCGCCGCGACACGGAGCACGACTTCTACTTCGAGATCACGATGCGGGACGTCTGGGTGTGGGACATCTACCGCTCGGATCGTTTCGTGAAGTCGGTGCGCGTCCTGACGTTCAAAGACGTCAACATCGAGGAGCTGCAGAGCAGGGAGTTCGAGCTCCCGAAAGATCTCGCTCTCGACGAGTAG
- a CDS encoding ribonuclease HII, with the protein MVVCDPTLDLETELIGGGAPFVIGCDEVGRGAIAGPVAVGMAVVDATHVSIPEGLRDSKMLSEKKRTALVPVVESWVLHSAVGLASPSEVDDLGIIAALGLAAKRALALLHEQGLAIASGVLLLDGSHDYLTPTLRSPLDVRTRVKGDRDCASIAAASVVAKVHRDTLMIAEHELTPAYGWRSNKGYGSVEHMEAIRLSGPASAHRLTWLKTA; encoded by the coding sequence ATGGTGGTCTGTGATCCAACGCTCGACCTCGAGACCGAACTGATCGGCGGGGGAGCGCCATTCGTGATCGGGTGCGATGAGGTCGGGCGCGGTGCCATCGCCGGGCCCGTCGCTGTCGGCATGGCCGTCGTCGACGCCACGCACGTGAGCATTCCCGAAGGGCTGCGCGACTCGAAGATGCTCAGCGAGAAGAAGCGAACCGCGCTCGTGCCCGTCGTCGAATCGTGGGTTCTGCATTCCGCGGTCGGTCTCGCGAGTCCCAGCGAAGTCGACGACCTCGGCATCATCGCTGCTCTCGGCCTCGCGGCAAAACGAGCGCTCGCGCTGCTGCACGAACAAGGACTCGCCATCGCCTCCGGCGTCCTGCTGCTCGACGGAAGCCACGATTATCTGACGCCGACCCTGCGCTCACCCCTCGACGTGCGAACACGCGTGAAGGGTGACCGCGACTGTGCCTCCATCGCGGCTGCCTCCGTCGTTGCCAAGGTGCACCGTGACACGCTCATGATCGCCGAGCACGAGCTGACTCCTGCGTATGGCTGGCGGTCGAACAAGGGGTACGGGTCCGTTGAGCACATGGAGGCGATTCGGCTGAGCGGGCCGGCATCTGCGCACCGCCTGACGTGGCTGAAGACCGCGTAG
- the lepB gene encoding signal peptidase I, with amino-acid sequence MTEESVAAEDTASRRRRGALAFLRDLVIIVLVALLVSFLVKTFLVRSFYIPSGSMENTLQIDDRIIVNELVPDVVDLQRGDVVVFTDPGGWLSSPPPAADVPWIVSAWDSLMTAVGLSVSDSNDHLIKRVIGLPGDHVTCCNALGQMSVNGVPLNEPYLLLPQSAQAVSAVSFDVTVPDDSLWVMGDNRYNSKDSRYNGNTPGKGYVPVDNVVGRAFVISWPIDRWQWLSDYPETFDGIPDAGS; translated from the coding sequence ATGACAGAAGAATCAGTGGCGGCGGAAGACACCGCAAGCAGACGACGGCGCGGTGCCTTGGCATTCCTTCGCGACCTCGTGATCATCGTGCTCGTCGCGCTCCTCGTGTCGTTCCTTGTGAAGACGTTCCTCGTCCGCTCCTTCTACATTCCTTCCGGTTCTATGGAGAACACGCTTCAGATCGACGACCGCATCATCGTGAACGAGCTGGTTCCCGACGTCGTCGACCTCCAGCGCGGTGACGTCGTCGTGTTTACAGACCCCGGCGGATGGCTGAGCTCGCCTCCTCCTGCCGCGGATGTCCCGTGGATCGTCAGCGCGTGGGACAGTCTGATGACCGCCGTCGGGCTTTCGGTGAGCGATAGCAACGACCATCTCATCAAACGAGTGATCGGGTTGCCGGGGGACCACGTCACCTGCTGCAACGCCCTCGGACAGATGAGCGTCAACGGTGTTCCTCTGAACGAACCGTACCTGCTGCTCCCGCAATCGGCACAAGCGGTGTCGGCGGTGTCGTTCGACGTGACGGTTCCCGACGATTCGCTCTGGGTCATGGGCGACAACCGCTACAACTCAAAGGACTCCCGCTACAACGGGAACACTCCGGGCAAGGGGTACGTACCCGTCGACAACGTCGTCGGCCGCGCGTTCGTGATCAGCTGGCCCATCGACCGGTGGCAGTGGCTCAGTGACTACCCCGAGACGTTTGACGGCATTCCGGATGCTGGGAGCTGA
- the rplS gene encoding 50S ribosomal protein L19, whose translation MHILDSVDAASLKSDIPDFRPGDTVKVHVNIIEGSRSRIQVFQGTVIGRQGHGVRETFTVRKVSFQVGVERTFPVHSPVVDKIELVTRGDVRRAKIYYLRNLHGKKAKIREKRAN comes from the coding sequence ATGCACATCCTCGACAGCGTCGATGCAGCATCCCTCAAGTCAGATATCCCTGACTTTCGCCCCGGTGACACCGTCAAGGTGCACGTGAACATCATTGAGGGATCGCGTTCGCGTATTCAGGTCTTCCAGGGCACCGTCATCGGACGACAGGGCCACGGCGTGCGTGAGACCTTCACAGTTCGCAAGGTCAGCTTCCAGGTCGGCGTCGAGCGTACGTTCCCCGTGCACTCGCCCGTCGTCGACAAGATCGAGCTCGTGACACGCGGTGACGTGCGTCGCGCGAAGATCTACTACCTGCGCAACCTCCACGGCAAGAAGGCGAAGATTCGCGAGAAGCGCGCCAACTGA
- a CDS encoding MFS transporter — MFLRRAVYYWQLAAVLLLPLWLFVGWGIWGGSAWTFVGVVVAAPVLFVALLIVTLVIYGRAEVRNHNAVSWIDMAILLGWHASIVGFGCFGPTASLFAVLTVVFGLTAFWVALWELVRSVTRRARDTLKEFEAMASGPTHGTVHSSRERTDGRPSSDDVFVVYEGRRDKSA, encoded by the coding sequence ATGTTTCTTCGCAGGGCCGTCTACTACTGGCAACTCGCCGCGGTGCTGCTTCTTCCTCTGTGGCTCTTCGTCGGCTGGGGAATCTGGGGCGGGAGCGCGTGGACGTTCGTCGGTGTCGTCGTAGCCGCCCCCGTTCTGTTCGTCGCCCTCCTCATTGTGACGCTCGTCATCTATGGGCGGGCCGAAGTGCGCAACCACAACGCGGTGTCGTGGATCGACATGGCGATTCTGCTTGGATGGCACGCGAGCATCGTCGGGTTTGGATGCTTCGGACCGACGGCCTCCCTCTTCGCCGTGCTCACAGTGGTCTTCGGCCTCACGGCATTCTGGGTCGCGCTCTGGGAGCTCGTACGCAGCGTGACGAGAAGGGCGCGCGACACCCTCAAGGAGTTCGAGGCGATGGCGAGCGGTCCGACTCACGGCACGGTGCACTCGTCGCGCGAGCGCACCGACGGTCGTCCGTCGTCCGACGACGTGTTCGTCGTCTACGAAGGGCGTCGCGACAAGAGCGCCTGA
- the map gene encoding type I methionyl aminopeptidase: MIELKTPDEIEQMRPAGRFVAETLTALADAADVGVNLLELDRLAHDRIRAAGAESCYIDYHPSFGAMPFGKVLCTSVNDAVLHGLPHDYRLRDGDLLSVDFAASVNGWVADSALSVIVGTPRDEDARLIDVTMRALDAGVAAARTGSKIGDISAAIAQVARGAGYSINTDFGGHGVGRTMHGDPHIPNDGRAGRGYPLRPGLVVAIEPWFLQSTDKIVTDADGWTLRSADGSRGAHMEHTIAITEDGPLVLTAR, from the coding sequence ATGATCGAACTGAAAACGCCAGACGAAATCGAGCAGATGCGACCCGCCGGACGCTTCGTCGCTGAGACGCTGACGGCGCTGGCCGACGCCGCGGATGTCGGCGTCAATCTGCTGGAGCTTGACCGGCTCGCCCACGATCGAATTCGCGCAGCCGGCGCCGAGTCGTGCTATATCGACTATCACCCGTCGTTCGGAGCCATGCCGTTCGGCAAAGTGCTCTGCACGTCTGTGAACGATGCGGTGCTCCACGGTCTTCCGCACGACTATCGGCTGCGCGACGGAGACCTGCTGAGCGTCGACTTCGCAGCATCCGTCAACGGCTGGGTCGCCGACTCGGCCCTCAGCGTCATCGTCGGCACGCCGCGTGACGAAGACGCACGGCTCATCGACGTGACGATGCGGGCCCTCGACGCGGGTGTTGCTGCTGCACGCACCGGGTCGAAGATCGGCGACATCTCGGCCGCGATTGCCCAGGTCGCTCGCGGCGCGGGCTATTCGATCAACACGGACTTCGGGGGTCACGGCGTCGGGCGCACGATGCACGGCGACCCGCACATTCCGAACGACGGGCGCGCTGGCCGCGGCTACCCGCTGCGCCCCGGCCTGGTCGTCGCGATCGAACCGTGGTTTCTGCAGTCGACAGACAAGATCGTCACGGATGCTGACGGGTGGACGCTCCGCAGCGCGGACGGTTCGCGAGGCGCCCATATGGAGCACACGATCGCCATCACCGAAGACGGGCCGCTCGTTCTCACCGCGCGCTGA
- a CDS encoding UdgX family uracil-DNA binding protein (This protein belongs to the uracil DNA glycosylase superfamily, members of which act in excision repair of DNA. However, it belongs more specifically to UdgX branch, whose founding member was found to bind uracil in DNA (where it does not belong), without cleaving it, appears to promote DNA repair by a pathway involving RecA, rather than base excision.), whose protein sequence is MSEPERPGADEWVPNTVELRRLRAAVQDCRGCELWRDTTQAVFSSGTRSAALMFVGEQPGDREDVEGEPFVGPAGCLLDRALDAAGIARSDAYLTNAVKHFRHAQRGKKRIHEKPAVGHIVACHPWLDAELRAVDPDVIVCLGATAGRAVLGRPTKVTAERGHPLVADGRDQSVVVTTHPSAVLRVREEAQRDAAFAALVDDLIVARDISAR, encoded by the coding sequence ATGAGTGAGCCAGAGCGTCCGGGAGCTGACGAGTGGGTGCCGAACACGGTCGAGCTGCGTCGCCTGCGCGCGGCCGTTCAGGATTGCCGCGGCTGCGAACTGTGGCGGGATACTACTCAAGCCGTGTTCTCGTCTGGAACGAGGAGCGCCGCGCTCATGTTCGTGGGGGAGCAGCCCGGAGACCGCGAGGACGTCGAGGGCGAGCCGTTCGTCGGCCCGGCGGGATGCCTTCTCGATCGAGCCCTTGACGCGGCAGGCATTGCTCGGAGTGATGCGTATCTCACGAATGCCGTCAAGCATTTTCGTCATGCACAACGTGGCAAGAAGCGCATCCACGAGAAGCCGGCGGTCGGCCATATCGTCGCGTGTCATCCATGGCTCGACGCTGAACTGCGCGCGGTCGACCCCGACGTCATCGTATGCCTCGGCGCGACGGCCGGACGCGCCGTGCTCGGACGCCCGACGAAGGTGACAGCCGAACGCGGACACCCGCTGGTCGCGGACGGCCGCGACCAGAGCGTCGTCGTGACGACCCACCCCTCAGCCGTTCTTCGCGTGCGAGAAGAGGCTCAGCGAGACGCGGCCTTTGCGGCGCTCGTCGACGACCTCATCGTCGCGCGGGACATCAGCGCGCGGTGA
- the trmD gene encoding tRNA (guanosine(37)-N1)-methyltransferase TrmD, producing MRFDIVTIFPEYFGALDISLLGRARQSGLIDLGVHDLRDYTHDRHRTVDDTPYGGGAGMVMKPEPWGEALDEVLTDSDDPLVIFPSPAGEVFTQRTARELAEESHLVFGCGRYEGIDQRVFDHTASRARMRLVSLGDYVLNGGEVAVMAMIEAIGRLLPGVVGNPESLVQESHEDGLLEYPSYTKPSRWRDLDVPPVLLSGNHAAVDAWRHEQQLERTRRVRPDLLAD from the coding sequence ATGCGCTTCGATATCGTCACGATCTTTCCCGAGTACTTCGGGGCCCTCGACATCTCGCTGCTGGGGCGGGCACGTCAGAGCGGACTGATCGATCTCGGCGTGCATGACCTGCGCGATTACACACACGACCGGCATCGAACCGTCGATGACACACCCTATGGCGGGGGTGCCGGAATGGTCATGAAACCGGAGCCATGGGGAGAGGCCCTCGATGAAGTTCTCACGGACTCCGACGACCCTCTTGTGATCTTCCCCTCGCCGGCCGGCGAAGTGTTCACCCAGAGAACTGCGCGTGAGCTCGCAGAAGAATCGCACCTCGTGTTCGGGTGCGGACGCTATGAGGGTATCGACCAGCGCGTCTTCGACCACACGGCGTCGCGTGCTCGAATGAGGCTGGTGAGCCTCGGTGACTATGTTCTCAATGGGGGAGAGGTCGCGGTCATGGCCATGATCGAGGCCATCGGCCGGCTTCTGCCCGGCGTCGTGGGAAACCCCGAAAGCCTCGTGCAGGAGTCCCACGAAGACGGACTCCTCGAGTACCCCAGCTACACAAAGCCGTCTCGCTGGCGCGACCTCGACGTGCCTCCCGTGCTCCTGAGCGGAAACCATGCGGCCGTTGATGCCTGGCGTCACGAGCAGCAGCTTGAGCGAACGCGGCGCGTCCGCCCTGATCTGCTCGCTGACTAA
- the rimM gene encoding ribosome maturation factor RimM (Essential for efficient processing of 16S rRNA), with protein MASHDPRHTALRVGRLTKAHGLKGALKLELYTDDPDRRFVPGAAFSLQVPASSPWHGSSIVLTELRWYNGSPVAFFEGVTDRTAAESLVKAILWTDDTEQPAEDNAWYDHQLVGLRVLRDGAEVGSVSRVDHLPSQDLLIVETPGGEVMVPFVADIVPTVDIDNGSVVVTPPAGLFEEIPDDAETTESD; from the coding sequence GTGGCATCGCACGATCCTCGTCACACAGCGCTCCGCGTCGGGCGGCTGACCAAGGCGCATGGTCTGAAGGGCGCGCTCAAGCTCGAGCTGTACACGGACGATCCGGATCGCCGGTTTGTTCCCGGAGCAGCGTTCAGCCTTCAGGTTCCCGCGTCTTCTCCGTGGCACGGTTCGTCGATCGTGCTCACGGAGCTGCGCTGGTACAACGGCTCGCCCGTGGCGTTCTTCGAGGGAGTGACCGACCGCACGGCGGCCGAGTCACTCGTCAAAGCCATCCTCTGGACCGACGACACCGAGCAGCCAGCCGAGGACAACGCCTGGTACGACCACCAGCTCGTCGGTCTTCGTGTCCTCAGGGATGGTGCAGAGGTCGGCTCTGTGAGCCGCGTCGATCATCTTCCCTCCCAGGACCTGCTGATCGTCGAGACGCCCGGCGGCGAGGTCATGGTGCCCTTCGTCGCTGACATCGTGCCGACGGTCGACATCGACAACGGCAGCGTCGTCGTGACGCCGCCTGCTGGCCTCTTCGAGGAGATCCCGGACGACGCCGAAACGACGGAGTCCGACTAA
- a CDS encoding RNA-binding protein — translation MLAPALEHLVKGIVDNPDDVNVLAKSTSRGEVLEVRVNPEDLGRVIGRSGRTAKALRTVVGALADGSRVRVDVVDTDN, via the coding sequence TTGCTCGCTCCCGCTCTGGAACACCTCGTCAAGGGAATCGTCGACAATCCCGACGACGTGAACGTCCTTGCCAAGAGCACCTCGCGCGGCGAGGTCCTCGAGGTTCGCGTGAACCCCGAGGACCTCGGCCGTGTCATCGGTCGCTCGGGCCGCACGGCCAAAGCACTGCGCACGGTCGTCGGCGCTCTCGCTGACGGCTCGCGTGTTCGTGTCGACGTTGTCGATACCGACAACTGA